The sequence below is a genomic window from Uranotaenia lowii strain MFRU-FL chromosome 2, ASM2978415v1, whole genome shotgun sequence.
TTCTTTTACTAGTTATTCGGGGATTTCACCCTCTCTCTTTGGGTGGGGGTTGGCAGGGATGGGGATGCGTATAGGGTTGTTGAAATGTTGCTTGTAATTtggtatcctgaatttgaatcgGTTGTCGTATTTGGTTGAAACCTATCATTAATAACTGATGTTCAAATAAAAACCACTGTGAAATACAAAATctcattttgaatcaatttaagcAAGGATTCGCAAGCCCCATGTTCAATCATCTCCATATCATCCGTCATCTCctcaatttccttttttatataatttaaaagAAACGAAATTTCAGTTAACTAGTATCACTGAGGGGCGTTTCTGAGTTTCTTTTATATTGGGATGAATAAAATCCcgttaaaaaaaccaaaaaaaaaaagttttaaagatttgaagaaGAGCTATTAAAGATTCTAATTTATTCAACAACTTCGCTGAAGACTTCGAAACCTATATTCCGTGTGGTTTCGATTTCTTATAATATTTGGtaacaatttcaatttcaattgtcaaaaaaatataaaacatgaaaacttCAGTACTTGTTTATCTAACAACTCGAAATTAATCGCgttcatcgaaaaaaattactctAGAACCCTAAATTTCATGCTTTTTTCCTTAACAGTAATTTTAAgttggaaattatttttcatgtgcagaaatatacttttcttgtgcagatatttttttatttgagacctTGAAAGTTTACtcttgactttaaaaaaaaaattcataataaaaacgtgttggacaaagtttacaaaaaatcacactaatacacacaaatacactgacatcttCTGTACTCgccgagctgattcgataggtaccataaaggtatatctaagacccataattaatgatctcccaaattgactgataactatacctttctgaaagaaaggcaaaaaacgtGTTACCATCCCAACCCATCTCAAAGcgacaaaaatttcgaattttactCCTAAAAATCACCTATAAGAGAAGACCAAAGAAATTTAGGAGTAAAAATAATATGcgaaataacttgaaaatgtgTTAATACGACGAGATCTCCgggaaaatttttgagcaaaaatcaaatacgaAAAATCAGTGGAATCTTTGGAATGTTTAATAATTAGACTGAATTGTGGtcctaaaaataataaaaaattcttaaaagaaggacaatttttaaacaaatttctccgatattgaacaaaaatgacaaagtggagaaaatgataaaatgccaaaaataataaaatggttGAATAGGCAAAAACGCAGCGAAAAAGATTTTAGGACAAaggaattttcctttgtttagtcgccaaacaaaggaaaattcctCTGATtctgggacaaataaaaaatcctttatttCTAATCTGTTTTcctttatttcaaagaatttttcacctttgaaattaaaacaaattctttgattcaaagtattttttaagtacattgtttcaaataaaaaaggagtttgtttcaatagaatatttttttgaatcaaaatcaaattttgtttggttcaaACACCAAGATTTCTCTGAGTGTACAAACATTAAactaacaaatataaaaatattttaaacggcttagtgacaaaaacgataagcttttgtcaattttgtcgtctttgttatttttgtctttttcatcaatttttttcactttggtaattgttttgccattttcgtccattttgtcagatttgttatttttaaccgCCCCATTCATCTAAAGGAAATCTAACTAAAATATAATTTAcctgttttaatttaaaagtagGTTTTgagaattatgttcgtcaagttatgtcgtgagacagaatgctatgaaaataaaataaaacttaaaaaaaatatattttccgatTTTAAAGTTCgctaaaacaattattttttaattgtgtatGAAGTCTGTGACAATTCAAATTCTCGTCAAGTCGCAcactgggggaggaagactgaaatttgctgcatcgttttctgcatcgtttttttattgttcggcaaaaagccagcaattgttgaaaagatttataatcgttcaaattttaacattagatgatcagtttcgtgtagtgagtcatgtaactcagttgtttaggtgctaaatttagatttagctatatttttagaacaaccattaatcaagccatttttatttatcagcttcaaaactttgacgaaatttgagcgacataatacgcctgatcatgcaggaatttgccagagcaaaacaaaacctaattaaatcattgttttatgcaaaacaagtgcttttcagcatgaaaaaagttttattaaaaattactaaataagaaagtaaaattttgaaccttcgcactggtcggtagattgatgagagaaatttgacgtttgaatttttttttttttttattcagtcttcctccccagggatgccaggtgttgaggagtaaaaatctgggcaattttgaaaaaaagtctgtgtttgTCTGTGCACAgggaagatcacaaatttggtactaaacaagACATTTGACGGTACATGTGACCGGGGGGGGGGTGTTATTGTCCTGTGGTATTCAGGTTATTTTCGAGCTGAGGacactgtttcctaccacgtaccatgttgatcgtatttaaaaaaaagaagtggTAATAAATGCTTGGTGAAATACCAatgaatacaagcgagatttcagtctaatctggcacttacggatcaaatccgatgCATAAATATTGGTTTCATCACTcaactttgaaaatctgtaaaatctgggcattctcagcaaaaatctgggcaaaatctgtgtctgaccaatatctggaccaagggtcaaaagtcttggttttacagacaaatctgggcacctggcaacccagttcCTCCCCCAGGTCGCACATATTGTGTGCTCAATTGAAGATGGCGACACACGCAACGTTACATTTTCGTATAATCATCAAAGACTCAAACCTTATTCGcaaacaaaattgttgaaacgtTTGATAACGCCTTCAAATGTAACTGTTGtgggtgtttgttttgatttcgttcAAGGAATATTTCACGACTTCCCTGaatcctcaatttttattagaaatctCTTAATATTTGAAAAGTAATTTGCTCGATAAGTTTAACATGGACCTTAGCAGAGCTCCCAACGACCAAAAACTGTATCTTTGCAAATGGTACTTCAAAGGTAAGCCCTCTATTTGGTTGCCCtcaacgaaaaacaaaacattccgGATTCTAAATTTCGTCCTCTAGTCGGATTTGCACTACTCCCCTTCGTGTGGGCCATCAATACCTGCTGGTTTTTCAATGAGGCCTTTCGGAAGCCGGCCTATGACGAGCAGAAGGAGATCAAGAAATGTAAGTTGAAAAATACTCCATCACTCAATTGCGGTATGACTAATATCTTTGTTTCATTCCTGACAGATGTGATAATGTCCGGTATCGGATCGCTTATGTGGCTGGTGGTCATCCTCAGCTGGGTAACGACGTTCCAGCTGAAGCGAGCCGATTGGGGTGACTTTGCCGATAGTATTAGTTTTATCATTCCTTTGGGGCGGGCTTAAGCTAACCGTGGCCGAACCATTAATTAAgattttcatttataaataaagtttaCAAGGACAATTGTCTTAGATCTATTgccatctataattttttttgtggttattCAATATTTCCTTGATCTTAGAAAGGTTGACTTTCCTGAGATGCAGATTAAAATATGAAGGATCAATATCACagcttaaacttaaacttgagtgtatcattttttttttttttcttaacatgaattcaaaatgttataaaaacattcaaaatattgtttatcaCAACATATGTAAAGTTCACACATGCTCAATCGAATCAGAGTTCAACTAACGAACACGATCTAAAGGAATGTAACCTAACAGGCGCACGTGTTTTCTAACTCATCGGAATGTAAGTAGTTTATTCGTAACTAAGCAATCCAAACACCGCTTACTTCCGTCGGTTTGTCGCCTCGTTGGCTAcagcatttgtttattttcgtgGCCTCATTTTGTCAGTTCGCGGGTTTGATGTCCCGATCGATACTGTGCAAAATTCTTCAACACTCGTCGTGATACGTTGTGTGTTTGGTGCGGTGAAACTATACGTTGACAATTAACGGTGTTTAATGAACAAAAAGCAATAATTATGGAAAAGGAAAGCCGGAATAAGCCGATTTCGATCGTGCCGAAGAACGTTTTTGGGCTGCGAACCGATATCGATGGAAATGTCCACTTTACGGCTAATCAGGAGATAATCTATCCCGTCGCCGGAGTGCTCGCCGTACATGATTTTGCAACAAACAAGCagaaatttttaaggtttatatttttttgcgaatttttgaaaaagttcatAATAAGTTCTCAAGTGCTTTTCAGATTTCCCGAAAAAAATAACCCAGAACGAATCGTTTTGAGTCCCGACCGAAGATTCATTGCTATTGCGGAGAAAACAAGCGATaagtatgatttaaaattttttgatggtgTTATAATTGATAAGTATAGAAGAATAgaagaacttatcaaaatatttttttaaaaatctattaaagAACGTTActcaatgtttcaaaatttctggaatttaaaaaaaatggatgggTTGATTGTATTAAGAAAAACATATAGGTAACTAAACATCTTTTCAAAGCAAGGGGAATGTGAGGTGttacaaataaaaatcggtCTAAGCTTGATAATTTGGCAACCCTTTTTTGATCGACGAATTTTTCCCACACTCAAATACAAATGGAAGGTTAAATTAACgtgagtttttgataaatttaatgccgttttcgtttatgTCCActcgcgcggggcaaaactttttctgaataaacaaacagaatcgttacccgggacgatgcaaatatatggttgctatactcacccttatgcttacccccaacactgacaacttttacggggtgcaaccgcctgcttgaggttcaaatctcgggcaaaactagtggacttctgaattaataaccgaacataataacagcagttagggcaaaactcgtgggtaactaggttgccactgccaataaacgaaaacactataaggCTCAAAATGATGCTatttcccagacaaccagaagtcgtatattgtttaacatattatatcgtatgaatgctatttaaactcattttcgtatatctgcacctacaatgtgcggcccatgcatatcctttatcgtatttaaatacattgcatgtttttattacgacaattcgTGTatatgcacctacaatgtgcgttccatgcatattctttatcgtattaaaatacattgcatgtttttattacgacaaaataaaccaaatcaagaatatgtgtgcttatgtacctatatggcctccaaaatgatacgtatatactggttttgctgcattatatacgaacTGTTTACActtatatttgcacgtatatttgtgttgcaaattttaTATACCCACCAATTGGTTGTCTGGGTTGAACCCAATTTCAAGCATTTATGAACAGTTTGAAAGTTGAGAGAGAACGCGTGTGGGGTTGTCAGTTTTTTTACTGGTTTGGATCTTGCTTCGGTGGTCTTAGCAATTTAGATGTTCGCTCGAATTTCTTGATTCGTCTACACATTCAATTGAAGGCAATCCCTATTCGCAGCAAATCGTTGGTCAACATCTACGAGGTGAGCACTCTGCGAAAACGAAAAACGCTCCAGTTACCGCCTGACTGTCCATGCACGCTCATAGGCAACATCTGTTTCACGTTCGATTCCCGCGGAGTGGCCGTCCTATCGGTGGAACCAGACGCATTCCTCTCGATCTTCTCCTTCGATAAGAATGAATCCCTTATCATTGGTCGTGCCTCGAATTCCAGCCAGCAGGGTCAAGCTACCTACCTGGCCTGCAATCCGTCCGATTCAACGATCGTTGCCGTTGGCGGGTACTATATGCTCAAGATAATGAACAAGACGGACAAGGGATTCGGTCAGATCGGATCGATCAAGGGGGACAATCTGCTGGTGACCTCGATTGCCTGGCTAACTTCGGATGCTCTAGCTGCAGGAACTGCAGAAACTGAGCTAATCATAGTCGAATCCGGTGAACTTAAGTTGAAGCTGCGGGCAGATGAGGTGGAAAACATCGATCTAGGCTTTGACGGAGAAATGGAAAGCGGTTCTCCGAACGCTGATAGCACCGAACTGAAACATGACGTACTGTGCTTGACGCAGTTCGAGTATGGATTCCTATACTCGATCCATAATTCTGTCCACGTGTTTGAAAAAACGTCCGGTTACACCTTCATCAAGAAATCCATTATACGGATACCGATCACATTGTTCGATGCTGAGACCTACCAGATCAAAAATGTGGCCATCAACGCCGAACAAAATACGATTGTTGTAGCGACGAAGCATTCCCAGATATACATTGCCATGCTGTACGTCCCCGAAACACTTAAGGTCAGCGAACTCGTTTTCCGACATTTGGGTGAACCAATCCATGTCAGTTCAATCGTGGGACTTGATGTCTGCTCTTGGAAACCTATGCTTATGACTGCGTGTAAGTACTGCCTtgtgaaaaattcgaaaataatttctttgTATCTTTTCCCGTAGCCAAGGACATGACGATTCGACTGTGGAACTATCAAAGTATGAAGGTGGAACtggtgaaaaagtttcaaatcgaaATCGGAGTGATCGCATTGCATCCGTCCGGGTTCTTCGCAGCGGTTGGATTCATAGATCTCCTGCGGTTGATGCAAATCCAGCTGGACGATCTGAAAGTGACCAAAGCCTTCAACTATCCCAACTGCACCCAGCTCAAGTTCTCGAACCATGGGCATCTGCTGGCGGCAGCTCACGACAAGATAATCAGTTTGATCTGCATCTTCACGTTCGAGGTGGTCCAAACGTTGAAAGGACACAACGGTACGGTGCTGAGCCTGTGCTGGTCGGCCGACGATTTGATGCTGTCCTCGGGCGGTAACGATGGCGCAATCTACAAGTGGAACGTTATCGGCGGCGAGCGGATGGAGGAGATCGTTCAGAAAGGAATCCACTATCGATCATTGGCCATGAGTAGCGATGGAGCTTCGGTTTTCGCCATTACGAACAGTGGACTCATCCGGGAGATGTGGAAGTCGGATATTGTGAGTGTTTTCAGTTAATAGTTATTTTCATAAACACAGAGCACTGCACCTTTGTCCATTCTAAGCGAACCAAATATTTACTTCTTGTCTATTAAGAGCTATTCAAAACCCTTTTCAGAGCTTTCCAATACCTTTTGCGCTTTCCGGTTTAGTCAATATCTCTAGCACATTCAGGGTTATCAAACAACTCTTGGGATTCTTGGAATATCACATTCCTTTTGCCCATTCAGCGCTATCCGTATCTGCCTGCTCTTTCGAACCAAAGAATAACCTTTCCCTACTCCGGACTATCAGATTTTACTTTGTCaataacggttttttttatattatctaCCCGGTTTGTTCATTGAGATATTTTAGAATAAGCCTATGTTCTCACACTAGAAGAGAGTGTATGA
It includes:
- the LOC129748749 gene encoding gamma-secretase subunit pen-2-like, giving the protein MDLSRAPNDQKLYLCKWYFKVGFALLPFVWAINTCWFFNEAFRKPAYDEQKEIKKYVIMSGIGSLMWLVVILSWVTTFQLKRADWGDFADSISFIIPLGRA